From the genome of Populus alba chromosome 10, ASM523922v2, whole genome shotgun sequence, one region includes:
- the LOC140954188 gene encoding G-type lectin S-receptor-like serine/threonine-protein kinase At4g27290: protein MDCIPMLVFCFISFLIVRTATPTDTINTAQFIRDGDTIVSAGGTYELGFFTPEKSRNRYLGIWYGKISVQTAVWVANRETPLNDSSGVVRLTNQGLLVLLNRSGSIIWSSNTSAPARNPVAQLLDSGNLVVKEEGDNNMENSLWQSFDYPGNTLIPGSKLGRNRITGMDWNLTSWKSSDDPSIGNISITLIPGGYPEYAAVEDSNVKYRAGPWNGLGHGC, encoded by the coding sequence ATGGATTGCATCCCCATGCTTGTTTTCTGCTTCATTTCATTTCTGATTGTAAGAACAGCCACACCTACTGACACCATAAACACAGCTCAGTTCATTAGAGATGGAGACACTATAGTTTCAGCTGGTGGGACCTACGAATTAGGATTTTTTACCCCCGAGAAATCCAGAAACCGATACTTGGGGATATGGTATGGAAAAATATCTGTCCAGACAGCAGTTTGGGTTGCCAACAGAGAAACTCCACTTAACGATTCGTCAGGAGTTGTAAGGCTTACCAACCAAGGACTTCTTGTCCTTCTCAATCGTAGTGGAAGCATCATTTGGTCTTCCAACACATCAGCACCTGCTAGGAATCCAGTTGCACAGCTATTGGATTCAGGAAACCTTGTTGTGAAAGAGGAGGGTGATAATAACATGGAGAACTCCTTGTGGCAGAGTTTTGATTATCCAGGTAACACACTAATACCGGGCTCGAAGCTAGGACGGAATAGAATAACTGGCATGGACTGGAACTTGACATCATGGAAGTCATCAGATGATCCTTCCATAGgtaatatttcaataaccctTATTCCTGGTGGATATCCCGAGTATGCAGCGGTGGAAGATTCAAATGTGAAGTATCGAGCTGGGCCATGGAATGGTCTGGGgcatggttgttaa